A single genomic interval of Blastopirellula marina harbors:
- a CDS encoding cytochrome c biogenesis protein, which yields MAKNDMNNGMLRAALFTVILLGGCLSASTTVRAEEFPSDIWREIPVYHHGRVKPMDAYARQVVQKITEFNKSKPRFNLVDYYTEEELKQPEMKEALEIFPEGKERKFTPDQLIFEWTMRPEAWERVPFIYLGREDARKELGLPINSPKSVKLNFVSPYEVATSVKLREYVAAMVKRQKEQTDGKSLEENAMDAHIWRGLVFRYGVYREVSLDPRNPVVSTPPIPQVGSRERFFHQIFEASKVLDDGSERPLYSQLQTLQQIAGEHPLSLGATNLLRSYQELSEMAANSVLNARDVLDDTEAEPTLPSDPLTTAEFEPLVQQFREDAKAMEEVLEEQRDTVNNSTTLSDREYSNIKPMFQSMLVHVRQLEHIALEIQLALYENAQAGATSASTGMDRAGNHLQIVPALNPYALSKSRDPSDLSQPWLGLTTVLYGSDNLLRPYDMKWIKAVRNDWESVRQTFLADGAVKGPGLRESMQTLAAHLQNLGDANNGERKIVLEETLGPDEEDSGILAYTAYPPADSYRIATEVRYNTMDPFMYAWIFTFIATMGFALAFAVMRKPMFWTGVAFLLFGIVWSTYGFYMRVVVTGWAPVTNMYETVIFVPWVVCALGIVFLLLPIYDRGRLAAWRATAIPGTWEASDLSSAQLEMFSSTKLWMVFNAVSAVLRLPVTLFIGYALVGLPFYDGNRPIINFDSVNFGGSVFSMIQGLVISVILVGTTILTAWYLPRLVISAVLMPLFCLYDWFSVDKKLEDRFEKTYDRNYYGLAAAACGTFLLCVASIAPIVDTGSSRVLNTEFSPLQPVLRSNVWLTIHVLTIVASYGAGILAWGLGWLALGYYMFGKYRAPVVASTLNEGLAPKHAHGPQMSYRPPEECFTLGQHCYRAIQVAVLLLATGTILGGIWADVSWGRFWGWDPKEVWALVTLLIYVAILHARFAGWFNNFGLVVGTIIGFSAIVGSWYGVNFLLPLFKGGDAVGLHSYGSGGKGSEIMVMGFVAANWVGLGLVALRFQLSKLSVVDENDIEEVVIKTDLPDPKDTSNLADAT from the coding sequence ATGGCGAAGAACGATATGAACAACGGCATGCTGCGAGCGGCACTGTTTACCGTAATCCTATTGGGCGGATGCTTATCTGCCAGCACTACGGTTCGCGCTGAAGAGTTTCCTTCCGACATCTGGCGTGAAATCCCCGTCTATCATCATGGACGGGTCAAGCCGATGGACGCTTATGCTCGTCAGGTGGTGCAGAAGATCACCGAGTTCAATAAGTCGAAGCCTCGCTTTAACCTGGTGGACTACTACACCGAGGAAGAACTCAAGCAGCCCGAAATGAAGGAGGCGCTCGAGATCTTTCCTGAAGGGAAAGAACGGAAGTTCACGCCTGATCAATTGATCTTTGAGTGGACGATGCGACCGGAAGCTTGGGAGCGTGTTCCGTTCATTTATCTCGGCCGTGAAGATGCCCGTAAGGAACTAGGGCTTCCCATCAATAGCCCCAAGAGCGTGAAGCTTAACTTCGTTTCTCCTTACGAAGTCGCTACGTCGGTCAAGCTACGTGAATATGTCGCGGCGATGGTCAAGCGACAGAAGGAGCAAACGGACGGCAAGTCGTTGGAAGAGAATGCGATGGACGCCCACATCTGGCGTGGACTCGTGTTTCGCTATGGGGTTTATCGCGAGGTTTCGCTCGATCCACGTAACCCAGTTGTTTCGACGCCACCCATCCCACAAGTTGGTTCTCGTGAAAGATTCTTTCATCAAATCTTCGAAGCTAGTAAGGTTCTGGATGACGGTTCCGAACGACCGCTCTACAGCCAGCTTCAAACGCTTCAGCAAATCGCTGGTGAACATCCGTTGAGCCTTGGGGCTACGAACCTGCTGCGTTCGTATCAGGAATTGAGCGAGATGGCGGCCAACTCGGTACTGAATGCTCGGGATGTACTCGATGACACGGAGGCCGAACCGACGCTTCCAAGCGACCCACTGACGACAGCCGAGTTTGAACCGCTCGTGCAGCAATTTCGTGAAGATGCGAAAGCGATGGAAGAGGTCCTGGAGGAACAGCGCGACACAGTCAACAACAGCACGACTCTCTCCGATCGCGAATACAGCAATATCAAACCGATGTTTCAGTCGATGCTGGTTCACGTTCGCCAGTTGGAACACATCGCTTTAGAGATTCAGTTGGCCCTGTACGAGAATGCTCAAGCTGGGGCGACATCGGCTTCGACGGGAATGGATCGGGCTGGCAATCACCTGCAGATTGTTCCCGCTTTGAATCCTTATGCATTGAGCAAGTCACGCGATCCAAGCGATCTCTCGCAGCCTTGGCTTGGCCTGACAACCGTGTTATACGGTTCGGATAACTTGCTGAGGCCGTACGACATGAAGTGGATCAAGGCCGTTCGTAATGATTGGGAGAGCGTGCGCCAAACATTCCTGGCTGATGGGGCGGTGAAAGGGCCTGGTTTGCGGGAATCGATGCAGACCCTTGCTGCTCATCTGCAAAACCTCGGCGACGCGAATAACGGCGAACGAAAGATCGTTTTGGAAGAAACGCTTGGGCCAGATGAAGAGGATTCTGGCATTCTCGCGTATACCGCATATCCACCGGCGGACAGTTATCGAATCGCAACCGAAGTTCGATACAACACGATGGATCCATTCATGTATGCTTGGATCTTCACGTTCATTGCAACGATGGGTTTCGCCTTGGCGTTTGCCGTAATGCGAAAGCCGATGTTTTGGACAGGTGTTGCCTTTCTTCTGTTTGGCATTGTCTGGTCGACTTACGGTTTTTACATGCGAGTGGTTGTCACTGGCTGGGCTCCGGTGACCAACATGTACGAAACGGTGATCTTCGTTCCTTGGGTGGTTTGTGCTTTGGGGATCGTGTTTTTGCTGTTGCCCATTTACGACCGCGGTCGCTTGGCGGCTTGGCGAGCCACGGCAATTCCGGGCACTTGGGAGGCTTCCGATTTGTCATCGGCTCAACTGGAGATGTTCTCATCGACCAAGTTGTGGATGGTCTTCAATGCCGTCTCGGCCGTTCTGCGTTTGCCCGTGACACTGTTCATTGGTTACGCGTTAGTTGGCCTTCCTTTCTACGACGGCAACCGGCCGATCATCAACTTCGATTCGGTCAACTTCGGAGGCTCGGTCTTCTCGATGATCCAAGGGCTGGTCATCAGCGTGATTTTGGTTGGAACGACAATCCTCACTGCGTGGTACTTGCCTCGTTTGGTGATCTCGGCCGTATTGATGCCGCTGTTCTGTCTCTACGATTGGTTCTCCGTGGATAAGAAGCTGGAGGATCGTTTCGAGAAGACATACGATCGTAACTACTATGGTTTGGCAGCCGCCGCTTGCGGAACGTTCTTACTGTGTGTGGCTTCGATCGCGCCGATCGTCGATACCGGTTCGTCTCGCGTGTTGAACACCGAGTTCTCACCCCTTCAACCGGTGCTCAGATCGAACGTTTGGCTCACGATTCACGTGTTGACAATTGTGGCCAGTTACGGGGCAGGTATCTTGGCTTGGGGCTTGGGTTGGCTTGCTTTGGGCTACTACATGTTCGGTAAGTATCGCGCACCCGTTGTCGCGAGCACCTTGAATGAAGGGCTGGCACCGAAGCATGCTCATGGTCCGCAGATGAGTTATCGTCCGCCCGAAGAATGCTTCACGCTGGGACAGCACTGTTACCGCGCAATCCAAGTTGCCGTTCTGCTTCTGGCAACCGGAACAATCTTGGGGGGGATCTGGGCGGATGTCTCTTGGGGACGCTTCTGGGGCTGGGATCCGAAAGAAGTCTGGGCATTGGTGACCCTTTTGATTTACGTTGCCATCCTCCATGCTCGCTTCGCCGGTTGGTTCAACAACTTTGGCTTAGTTGTCGGCACGATCATCGGGTTCTCGGCGATCGTTGGAAGCTGGTACGGCGTGAATTTCCTGTTGCCTCTGTTCAAAGGTGGCGACGCCGTCGGCTTGCATTCCTATGGAAGTGGTGGGAAGGGGAGCGAAATCATGGTCATGGGCTTCGTCGCCGCCAACTGGGTCGGCCTCGGCCTGGTGGCCCTCCGCTTCCAGTTGTCAAAGCTATCGGTGGTTGACGAAAACGACATCGAAGAAGTGGTTATCAAGACCGATCTACCAGATCCAAAAGACACCAGCAATCTGGCCGATGCAACGTAG
- a CDS encoding helix-turn-helix domain-containing protein, giving the protein MAEYIPLSDFAAKLGVSEDTIQDLRERGKLRAFRDGSSWKFKDDELEKAKGILVEEGLADSESQEFELSGSSDSEEGSSGSMDSLLIEDTGEGGEGGSSNIISSTEDSSSDISLSLPDSDAGLDDSLSSSDEGSLSSLDLGEATSIDKPAEDDFSLSDEGELSLSDDDADINLGGEPLDPEGTGSGLSLALEDESLDLGTSGIGMDHDSSGELTLDVEDDEDSSMDLLASEGDLGLAEESVPPSNSDDSEIDLISDSSESSEIGLASSDDSFSLSTGDSGLDLLSDEPEPAAAKPVAASDDEELFEPASADAAAEGDFLLTPVEGELEDDDSGSQVIALDSDSMSSESGLFGSSTLEGGDFGGLGESEGLEADDMMASSGSGTMAQAAPAAAAPAEVPYTGLQVGLLGFTALMLMLCGLMVTDIMWNTWSFSEPFSISSTIMESVLGLLG; this is encoded by the coding sequence ATGGCCGAATACATTCCGCTTTCTGATTTCGCCGCCAAATTGGGCGTTTCTGAAGACACCATCCAAGATCTACGTGAACGCGGCAAATTGCGTGCGTTCCGTGATGGTTCCAGTTGGAAGTTCAAGGATGACGAACTGGAAAAGGCCAAAGGAATTCTCGTGGAAGAAGGCCTGGCCGACAGCGAAAGTCAGGAATTTGAGCTGAGCGGTTCATCCGATTCTGAGGAAGGTTCCTCCGGATCGATGGATAGCCTGCTGATCGAAGACACCGGTGAAGGCGGCGAAGGTGGCAGTTCGAACATCATCAGCAGCACGGAAGACAGCTCAAGCGACATCTCGCTGAGCCTCCCTGATAGCGATGCTGGTCTAGACGATAGTCTCTCCAGCAGTGATGAAGGTAGTTTGAGCAGTCTCGATCTGGGCGAAGCAACATCGATCGATAAGCCTGCCGAAGACGATTTCAGTCTCTCGGACGAAGGTGAACTGAGTCTTTCCGATGACGATGCTGATATTAATCTCGGCGGCGAACCACTTGATCCAGAAGGAACCGGTAGCGGATTGAGCCTGGCCCTCGAGGACGAATCGTTGGATCTTGGTACGAGTGGTATCGGTATGGACCACGACAGCAGCGGTGAGCTGACCCTCGATGTCGAAGACGATGAAGACAGTAGCATGGATCTACTGGCTTCAGAAGGCGATCTAGGCTTGGCCGAGGAGTCGGTTCCTCCCAGTAATAGCGACGACAGCGAAATCGACCTGATCTCCGATTCCAGCGAATCGAGTGAGATCGGATTGGCTTCGTCCGATGATAGTTTCTCGCTTTCGACGGGCGATAGCGGTTTGGATCTGCTGTCAGACGAGCCTGAACCGGCTGCTGCAAAGCCAGTTGCCGCGTCCGATGATGAAGAACTTTTCGAGCCAGCTTCCGCCGACGCCGCCGCGGAAGGGGACTTCCTGCTGACCCCAGTCGAAGGGGAATTGGAAGACGACGACAGCGGTTCGCAGGTGATCGCGCTCGATTCCGATTCGATGTCCTCCGAGTCAGGGCTATTTGGAAGCTCGACGTTGGAAGGGGGCGATTTCGGTGGTCTGGGCGAAAGCGAAGGTTTGGAAGCCGACGACATGATGGCTTCCAGCGGTTCCGGCACGATGGCCCAAGCCGCTCCAGCGGCTGCTGCCCCAGCTGAAGTTCCCTACACCGGCCTGCAAGTGGGGCTGTTGGGCTTCACGGCCCTGATGCTGATGCTTTGTGGTTTGATGGTGACCGACATCATGTGGAACACTTGGAGTTTCAGTGAGCCGTTCTCGATTAGCAGCACGATCATGGAGAGCGTTTTAGGCCTGTTAGGCTAA
- a CDS encoding MotA/TolQ/ExbB proton channel family protein, whose translation MQQTDAPKITQSIAAKLGWPLLIGSALTVVFYAAINFGVIPQHSLLRYVTAHPVEYAEVAMFMVGIAALLLKGGQLVSELRSLQQVELPPQESSRTKIEQAPALLAALRQLPESFHSTLLFQRLAKGLHHVHASQTAASLQDEMKYLADIDQERSEHDYSMVRIVIWATPMLGFLGTVIGITLALGNLSPEALVNEPKVAMESLLQGLSVAFDTTALALTLSIGLMFAQFVMGRIEAEILSNVDAIAAEELTARFETEGSATDPSVLAVKRMSERTIQTTQDLVVRQTELWRETVSAAHQHWQRLVSSSSEQMETALHNALSESLKTHAEALASAQQHSMQRSAEQLNGVIDALYQVSSSIHSQQEQMTEQGSILLKVVEATGEVASLEESLNRNLASLAGKQHFEETVQSLAATIHLLNSRMSDGGRASVHLDRKQEKGHAA comes from the coding sequence GTGCAACAGACGGACGCCCCCAAGATCACTCAGTCGATTGCTGCCAAGCTTGGTTGGCCGCTGCTGATTGGTTCGGCTCTCACCGTTGTCTTCTATGCCGCCATCAACTTTGGCGTCATCCCGCAACATTCACTTTTACGATATGTCACGGCTCACCCGGTCGAATATGCCGAAGTCGCCATGTTCATGGTCGGCATCGCCGCATTGCTCCTCAAAGGAGGACAGCTCGTTTCCGAGCTTCGCTCGCTCCAACAGGTCGAACTTCCTCCTCAGGAATCGAGCCGCACCAAGATCGAACAAGCCCCGGCGCTGTTGGCGGCACTGCGGCAACTGCCAGAGTCGTTTCACTCGACGCTGCTCTTTCAGCGTTTGGCGAAAGGGCTGCATCACGTGCACGCCAGTCAAACGGCAGCATCGCTGCAGGATGAGATGAAATACCTGGCCGACATCGACCAGGAACGGTCCGAGCATGATTACTCGATGGTCCGCATTGTTATCTGGGCGACACCGATGCTTGGCTTCTTGGGCACGGTGATTGGTATCACCCTGGCCCTCGGTAACCTGTCGCCGGAAGCATTGGTCAACGAACCGAAGGTCGCGATGGAAAGCCTGCTTCAAGGCTTAAGCGTTGCGTTCGATACGACAGCGTTAGCATTGACTCTGTCGATTGGTTTGATGTTCGCTCAGTTCGTGATGGGACGTATCGAGGCCGAAATCTTAAGCAATGTCGATGCGATTGCCGCCGAAGAACTCACCGCGCGTTTCGAAACCGAAGGCAGTGCGACTGATCCAAGCGTTTTGGCCGTGAAGCGGATGTCCGAGCGAACGATTCAAACCACGCAAGATCTCGTAGTTCGACAAACCGAACTGTGGCGGGAAACGGTTTCCGCCGCTCATCAGCACTGGCAACGCCTCGTTAGCTCAAGCTCCGAACAAATGGAAACAGCGCTGCACAACGCCTTGAGCGAATCGCTGAAGACGCACGCCGAGGCCCTTGCTTCCGCACAGCAGCACAGCATGCAGCGTTCCGCTGAACAACTTAACGGCGTGATCGATGCCTTGTACCAAGTCAGCTCTTCGATCCATTCGCAGCAAGAGCAAATGACCGAACAAGGTTCGATCTTGCTGAAAGTGGTGGAAGCCACCGGCGAAGTTGCGAGCCTCGAGGAATCGCTCAATCGCAACTTGGCAAGCCTTGCTGGCAAACAGCACTTTGAAGAGACGGTTCAAAGCTTGGCCGCTAC